In Mytilus edulis chromosome 6, xbMytEdul2.2, whole genome shotgun sequence, the following proteins share a genomic window:
- the LOC139526232 gene encoding serine/threonine-protein kinase PRP4 homolog has product MTTRNKGTSSTDTILGEISGKMTILISKIETMNGLLNDIHHKSKDLTGFDKEMKDGFKNVCIELETIRNSSKSNESTPPMWLELNEVSIEKEAYRKKKQISKIWKHLLNARKQNFWNSLNCEKQANIYNDWINAEIPIIPQKFLIKEIKGEPEMETKLRWDLTIQRIHTEVSLLIAKKERYEQKYQESENLINQEIDQISTNSVADKLREIWSKEISNEEEKSIKRWSEKQKWLESYAENYGKPENPQNQQQKSKNQKQRKPKNFTEQRQRSKTPLRTQWTKNKSQSRSRSRSKNRPKTKNTKPLYSEVVKNRDKKPTSKPNMKRPNLKPNRNQTPNNRNKSLPSKNKNVDKNDVERRTKRIHFLGVGRNKTAYQIEERSETNLKQVTGSTQK; this is encoded by the coding sequence ATGACTACAAGAAATAAAGGAACATCATCAACAGATACCATACTCGGGGAGATATCTGGAAAAATGACTATTCTAATTTCAAAAATCGAAACCATGAATGGATTACTTAATGATATACATCATAAGTCAAAGGACTTAACTGGATTTGACAAGGAAATGAAAGACGGATTCAAAAATGTCTGCATTGAACTGGAAACAATCCGAAACTCAAGTAAGTCTAATGAATCAACACCACCAATGTGGTTAGAATTAAATGAAGTTTCAATTGAAAAAGAAGCTtacagaaaaaagaaacaaatttctAAAATATGGAAACACCTTCTTAATGCACGTAAGCAAAACTTTTGGAATTCTCTTAACTGTGAAAAACAGGCTAACATATATAATGATTGGATTAACGCTGAAATACCAATTATTCCTCAAAAATTTCTAATAAAGGAAATAAAAGGAGAACCAGAAATGGAAACAAAATTACGATGGGATCTTACGATTCAAAGAATCCATACGGAAGTATCTCTTTTAATAGCGAAAAAAGAAAGATACGAACAGAAATACCAGGAAAGTGAGAATCTTATCAACCAAGAAATCGACCAAATTTCAACAAACAGTGTTGCCGATAAACTGAGGGAGATATGGTCAAAAGAAATTTCTAATGAAGAGGAAAAGTCTATAAAACGCTGGAGTGAAAAACAGAAGTGGCTGGAATCATATGCAGAAAATTATGGAAAGCCAGAAAATCCACAGAACCAGCAACAAAAATCCAAGAATCAAAAACAACGGAAACCTAAGAATTTTACCGAACAAAGGCAGAGAAGTAAAACACCACTAAGAACACAgtggacaaaaaacaaatcacAAAGTCGGTCAAGAAGCAGGAGTAAAAATCGACCAAAAACAAAGAATACTAAACCCTTGTATTCCGAAGTGGTTAAAAATCGTGATAAAAAACCAACTTCGAAACCAAATATGAAAAGACCTAACTTGAAACCTAATAGAAACCAGACTCCAAACAATCGAAATAAAAGTCTACCATCTAAGAACAAAAATGTAGACAAGAACGATGTGGAACGGAGAACAAAACGGATTCATTTTTTAGGTGTGGGTCGGAACAAAACCGCCTACCAAATAGAGGAACGTTCCGAAACCAATCTGAAACAAGTAACAGGGTCGACCCAAAAATAA
- the LOC139526233 gene encoding uncharacterized protein: MKVLNKGLKYTPTPPADTDTLSVDIKEFCRKLRLKNHFGDKESKTADESIVRNKSTFTPEKGKNKDLDLYINHLSNFPLIPKPQDKVKNNLPFKQQQALYRLQKDESIIIKEADKGGALVIMDRIYYRDKIQEQLNDKQYYRELNDNMEKKTKRNINKLISKFPHCTTEKEVDYLTKFEVKTSNFYGLPKIHKSKEVETAVQQQNCAYIEINSPKDLKFRPIVAGPQCPTHRLSHFIDLILKPLCQYVPSFIRDNFDFLNHLPAEVKEDAILVSFDVTSLYTNIPHKLGLDAVKFWLESYRHIIDQRFSNNFLLEGLKIILDNNTFFFDGKYYLQISGTAMGTKVAPTYATLVMGFLEDKMYQQVESEFDTAFKVYVKSEWKRFLDDCFIILNKSHNLEKFYSLINTLHPSIKFTIESSEQRLPFLDILILKNGTTLTTDIYYKKTDTHQYLNFHSCHPSHTKRNIPFCLARRVCTIVSDDFTKELRLNELKVFLKEQNYPNPLIEKGIEKAKAIPMTELRSTARKESNTELIPFVSTHNPYNPDIFNVI, encoded by the coding sequence ATGAAAGTGTTaaataaaggattgaaatataCTCCAACACCTCCAGCTGACACTGATACACTCTCAGTGGATATCAAAGAATTTTGCCGAAAATTAAGACTAAAAAATCATTTTGGGGATAAAGAATCAAAGACAGCTGACGAATCAATTGTAAGAAATAAATCTACATTTACACcggaaaaaggaaaaaataaagatttagacTTATACATTAATCATCTGTCAAACTTTCCATTAATACCGAAGCCACAGGacaaagtaaaaaataatttacCATTTAAACAACAGCAAGCTTTATACAGATTACAAAAAGATGAATCGATAATTATAAAAGAAGCTGACAAGGGTGGTGCATTAGTAATAATGGACAGAATATATTACCGAGACAAAATTCAGGAACAGCTcaatgataaacaatattatcggGAACTCAACGACAATATGGAAAAGAAAACTAAGAGAAATATAAAcaaacttatttcaaaatttcCTCATTGTACTACTGAAAAGGAAGTTGACTATCTTACAAAATTTGAGGTAAAGACAAGCAACTTTTATGGACTACCTAAAATCCACAAAAGTAAGGAAGTAGAAACAGCAGTTCAACAACAAAATTGCGCATATATCGAAATAAATTcaccaaaagatttaaaatttcgGCCTATTGTTGCTGGACCGCAGTGTCCAACTCATAGATTGAGCCATTTCATTGACCTAATTTTGAAACCTTTATGCCAATATGTACCTAGTTTTATCCgtgataattttgattttttaaatcatttaccaGCCGAAGTCAAAGAAGATGCAATATTGGTAAGCTTCGACGTAACAAGTCTTTACACCAATATACCGCACAAACTAGGATTAGATGCTGTAAAATTTTGGCTAGAGTCATATAGGCACATTATCGACCAAAGATTTTCGAATAATTTTTTGTTGGAGGGATTGAAAATCATACTAGATAATAACACCTTTTtctttgatggaaaatattatcTACAGATCTCTGGTACAGCTATGGGAACAAAAGTTGCTCCCACATACGCAACTCTCGTGATGGGATTTCTGGAGGATAAAATGTATCAACAAGTTGAAAGTGAATTTGATACAGCTTTTAAAGTGTACGTAAAATCGGAATGGAAGCGATTCTTAGACgactgttttatcattttaaacaaaagtcacaatttagagaAGTTTTATAGTCTGATAAACACATTACATCCTTCGATTAAATTTACCATCGAATCTAGCGAACAAAGACTGCCATTTCtagatattttaatattaaagaatgGAACAACCTTAaccacagatatatattataagaagACGGACACCCACCAATACCTGAATTTTCATTCATGCCATCCTTCACATACGAAAAGAAACATCCCGTTTTGTCTAGCACGACGTGTATGTACAATTGTGAGTGATGATTTCACGAAGGAATTACGTTTGAATGAACTGAAGGTGTTTTTGAAAGAACAAAACTATCCAAACCCACTAATAGAAAAGGGAATAGAAAAGGCAAAAGCTATACCAATGACGGAACTCAGGTCCACAGCACGCAAAGAGAGTAATACAGAACTTATCCCGTTTGTTAGCACTCATAACCCGTACAATCCTGACATATTCAACGTCATATAA